Proteins co-encoded in one Rhopalosiphum maidis isolate BTI-1 chromosome 2, ASM367621v3, whole genome shotgun sequence genomic window:
- the LOC113553140 gene encoding venom protease-like: MRLEHYCIFMILVVGMTIAQSNNVCRTPNYENGICIDIRDCQKLRLLLQSSINESNIIFLQKSICGFEGTSSKVCCPFDSLISENKLPSPTTCGQRKVASFRMIGGDRSELGAWPWMVALGYINLNIKNNTLQWLCSGTLITNSYVLTSAQCVKNRDNIRLTTARLGELNLDPNVNDGATPLDVPIEHVIIHEEYNTEGVHNDIALLKLNQSVIYTELIQPICLPITSDVQNINLTATMLFVAGWGSTDPTSYLSEPRNTNLMEVQIPITNTTECKQLYEKNNTVIDDRIILCAGHSMGGKDACRGDSGGPLMLPIKNQYYFMGIVSYGPKICGELGHPGVYTRVSYFVDWITMKLRNS; encoded by the exons ATGAGATTAGaacattattgcatttttatgaTACTCGTGGTGGGTATGACAATTGCTCAATCCAACAATG tATGCCGTACACCAAATTATGAAAATGGCATTTGCATTGATATTAGAGATTGTCAAAAGTTACGATTGCTTCTGCAAAGCTCCATCAATGAATCTAATATAATCTTTCTTCAGAAATCAATTTGTGGCTTTGAAGGTACAAGTTCGAAAGTTTGTTGTCCATTCGATAGTTTAATTTCAGAGAATAAATTACCATCACCAACCACATGTGGACAAAGGAAGGTTGCAAGTTTTCGAATGATTGGAGGGGATCGATCTGAATTAG gtGCTTGGCCTTGGATGGTAGCTCTTGGTtacataaatttgaatataaaaaataatactctaCAATGGTTATGTAGTGGAACactaattacaaattcatacgTATTAACATCTGCACAATGCGTAAAAAATCGTGATAATATAAGAct gacCACGGCGCGCTTAGGTGAATTAAATTTGGATCCTAATGTCAATGACGGCGCAACTCCATTGGATGTTCCAATTGAACACGTTATAATACACGAAGAGTACAACACTGAAGGAGTTCACAACGATATAgcattactaaaattaaaccaAAGTGTTATTTACACTG aattgATCCAACCAATCTGTTTGCCAATCACTTCAGATGTGCAAAATATTAACTTGACAGCAACTATGCTATTTGTTGCTGGTTGGGGTTCCACCGATCCTACGTCatatttaa gtGAACCACGCAATACAAATTTGATGGAAGTTCAGATTCCAATAACGAATACTACGGAATGTAAAcagttatatgaaaaaaataataccgtAATCGATGacagaattatattatgtgctgGACATTCAATGGGGGGAAAAGATGCGTGCcga ggTGATTCTGGTGGACCTTTGAtgttacctataaaaaatCAGTACTATTTTATGGGAATAGTATCTTATGGACCTAAAATATGTGGAGAACTAGGTCATCCAGGAGTATACACAAGAGTGTCTTATTTTGTCGATTGGATTACAATGAAACTGAGGAACAGCtag
- the LOC113554539 gene encoding mannose-1-phosphate guanyltransferase beta, producing MCGVDTKMAETKALILVGGYGTRLRPLTLSRPKPLVEFANKPMILHQIEALVTVGVREVILAVSYRAEQMEKEMSDEAKKLGVRLVFSHESEPLGTAGPLALAKHLLANKQNQPFFVLNSDIICEYPFKDLIAFHKSHGCEGTIVVTKVEEPSKYGVVMYDEDTGRIESFIEKPQEFVSNKINAGIYILNPSVLDRIKLEPTSIEKEVFPFMAQDGQLYAFNLKGFWMDVGQPKDFLTGMCMYLTSLKTRSPTLLYSADGVVGNVLVDPTATIGEGCKIGPNVTIGPNVTVEDGACLRRCTILAGATVKSHTWLDSCIIGWRSVVGCWVRMENTTVLGEDVIVKDELYINGGQVLPHKSISTSVPDPQIIM from the exons ATGTGTGGCGTCGACACCAAAATGGCCGAAACCAAAGCGCTGATATTGGTCGGTGGTTATGGCACCCGTCTCCGACCGCTCACGTTGAGCCGGCCAAAGCCGCTGGTCGAGTTTGCCAACAAGCCGATGATACTTCATCAGATCGAAGCCCTGGTCACGGTCGGCGTGCGAGAG GTTATATTGGCTGTTTCGTACCGTGCTGAGCAGATGGAAAAAGAGATGAGTGATGAAGCCAAAAAACTTGGTGTTCGGCTAGTTTTTTCACACGAATCTGAACCACTTGGCACTGCTGGACCTTTAGCTCTAGCCAAACATTTGTTGGCCAACAAACAAAACCAGCCATTCTTTGTTTTAAACTCTGATATTATCTGTGAATATCCGTTTAAAGACCTGATTGCGTTCCATAAATCACATGGTTGTGAAGGTACGATTGTGGTGACTAAGGTTGAAGAGCCGTCCAAGTATGGTGTTGTAATGTATGATGAAGACACAGGACGCATAGAAAGTTTCATTGAAAAACCACAAGAATTTGtttcaaacaaaatcaatgcaggcatttatattttaaacccgTCTGTGTTGGATAGAATTAAGTTGGAGCCAACAAGCATTGAAAAAGAAGTGTTTCCCTTTATGGCCCAAGACGGTCAACTATATGCATTTAACTTAAAAGGTTTCTGGATGGACGTAGGACAGCCTAAAGATTTCCTAACCG GAATGTGTATGTACTTGACTTCATTAAAGACGCGTAGTCCGACTTTATTGTATTCTGCTGACGGTGTTGTTGGTAATGTTCTTGTTGATCCAACTGCAACTATAGGAGAAGGTTGTAAAATTGGTCCAAATGTTACTATTGGTCCAAATGTTACTGTTGAAGATGGTGCTTGCTTAAGAAGATGTACCATACTAGCAGGGGCCACAGTTAAATCACATACGTGGTTGGACTCTTGCATAATCGGTTGGCGTTCAGTAGTTGGATGTTGGGTTCGTATGGAAAATACTACTGTGCTTGGAGAAGATGTTATTGTTAAAGACGAATTGTACATTAATGGTGGACAGGTTTTACCACATAAATCAATCAGTACTTCTGTACCTGATCCtcaaattattatgtga